The Kocuria sp. TGY1127_2 genome includes a window with the following:
- a CDS encoding acetolactate synthase large subunit has product MSNESSATPATVAASTSGSQSSAPRITGSEAVIRTLEKLGVTDVFGLPGGAILPTYDPLLDSEIINHILVRHEQGAGHAAEGYALATGKVGVCIATSGPGATNLITALADAHMDSVPMVAITGQVSSKVLGTDAFQEADIVGMTMPVTKHSYMATRPEDVPRMIMEAFHLASTGRPGPVLVDITKDAQQGLMSFTWPVDMQLRGYHPVVRGHNKQVREAAKLLNAARQPVLYVGGGTLRAGASRELAELVSVTDAPVVTTLTARGAFPDSDPHHLGMPGMHGSVPAVTSMQKADLLVALGARFDDRVTGVVDSFAPDAKIVHVDVDPAEISKIRVADVPIVGDLKSVIPELVECVEEVQREEGRRDLGGWWAMLNRIKDEYPLGYVPTDDGLGSPQHVIQRIGQLTGPEAIYVSGVGQHQMWSAQFIGYERPRQWLNSAGLGTMGYSVPAAMGAKVGDPDRVVWAIDGDGCFQMTNQELATCVLNDIPIKVAVINNSSLGMVRQWQTLFYDGRYSNTHLNTGHDSRRIPDFVKLAEAYGCAAFRCTSDEDVDETIRKALEINDRPVLVDFTVSPDAMVWPMVPAGVSNDAIQIARDTSPDWNGEE; this is encoded by the coding sequence ATGAGCAACGAATCGTCGGCGACGCCGGCCACGGTTGCCGCCTCGACTTCAGGGTCGCAGAGCAGCGCCCCAAGAATTACTGGTTCGGAAGCGGTCATTCGCACGCTGGAAAAACTTGGAGTCACCGATGTTTTCGGTCTTCCCGGCGGGGCGATTCTGCCCACGTATGATCCGCTACTGGATTCCGAGATCATCAATCATATTCTCGTTCGTCATGAGCAGGGCGCCGGGCACGCAGCTGAAGGATATGCTCTGGCAACCGGAAAGGTCGGCGTCTGCATCGCCACGAGCGGCCCGGGTGCCACCAATCTGATCACCGCCCTGGCCGATGCCCATATGGACTCAGTCCCCATGGTTGCGATTACGGGGCAGGTGTCGTCCAAGGTTTTGGGAACGGACGCTTTCCAGGAAGCAGACATCGTCGGCATGACGATGCCCGTTACGAAACACTCCTACATGGCGACCCGTCCCGAGGATGTTCCGCGCATGATCATGGAAGCCTTTCATCTGGCATCGACCGGCCGTCCCGGCCCCGTGCTCGTGGATATCACCAAAGATGCCCAGCAGGGCCTGATGTCCTTCACTTGGCCGGTGGACATGCAGCTGCGCGGGTATCACCCGGTTGTCCGAGGACACAACAAGCAAGTTCGAGAAGCAGCGAAGTTGCTGAATGCCGCCCGGCAGCCGGTTTTGTACGTCGGCGGCGGAACCCTTCGTGCCGGCGCGTCACGGGAACTAGCGGAACTGGTTAGCGTGACCGACGCACCCGTGGTCACGACTCTGACGGCGCGCGGCGCATTCCCCGATTCGGACCCGCACCACCTGGGGATGCCGGGTATGCACGGTTCCGTCCCGGCTGTCACCTCAATGCAAAAAGCGGACCTGCTCGTCGCCCTGGGCGCGCGGTTCGACGACCGGGTCACCGGTGTCGTCGATTCCTTCGCTCCGGACGCAAAGATCGTCCACGTCGACGTCGATCCCGCGGAGATCTCGAAGATCCGTGTCGCGGACGTGCCGATTGTGGGGGACTTGAAGTCCGTCATCCCAGAACTGGTCGAATGCGTCGAGGAGGTTCAGCGTGAAGAAGGACGCAGGGACCTCGGCGGCTGGTGGGCCATGCTGAATCGGATCAAGGACGAGTACCCCCTCGGATACGTCCCCACGGACGACGGCTTGGGCTCGCCCCAGCACGTCATCCAGCGGATCGGTCAGTTGACCGGTCCCGAGGCAATCTACGTCTCTGGGGTCGGACAGCACCAGATGTGGTCCGCCCAGTTCATCGGGTACGAGCGGCCGCGCCAATGGCTGAACTCGGCGGGCCTCGGCACGATGGGCTACAGCGTCCCCGCAGCAATGGGAGCGAAGGTCGGTGATCCGGACCGGGTCGTGTGGGCGATTGACGGGGACGGCTGCTTCCAAATGACCAACCAAGAATTGGCGACCTGCGTCCTGAATGACATCCCCATCAAGGTTGCCGTGATCAACAATTCCTCGCTGGGCATGGTGCGGCAGTGGCAGACCCTGTTCTACGACGGCCGTTACTCCAACACCCACCTGAACACGGGTCATGATTCCCGGAGGATCCCGGACTTCGTCAAGTTGGCCGAGGCCTACGGGTGCGCCGCGTTCCGTTGCACGAGCGATGAGGACGTCGACGAAACCATCCGAAAAGCGTTGGAGATCAACGACCGGCCCGTGCTGGTCGACTTCACTGTCAGTCCGGATGCCATGGTTTGGCCGATGGTCCCGGCAGGAGTATCCAATGACGCGATTCAGATTGCCAGAGACACGTCGCCCGACTGGAACGGAGAGGAATAA
- the ilvN gene encoding acetolactate synthase small subunit, with protein sequence MTRHTLSVLVEDTPGVLARVSGLFARRQFNIDSLAVGATEVPGISRITVVVDADGVLLEQVTKQLNKLIHVLKIVELPSETSVQRDHIMIKVRADAGTRIQVTQAADLFRASIVDVSTESVVIEATGAPEKLRALLEVLEPFGIREIVRAGTLGIGRGVRSMSERALRN encoded by the coding sequence ATGACTCGTCACACGCTGTCTGTCCTGGTCGAAGACACACCGGGCGTGCTCGCCCGGGTATCCGGATTGTTCGCAAGGCGGCAATTCAATATTGACTCCCTCGCCGTGGGCGCCACCGAAGTCCCGGGAATCTCCCGAATTACTGTGGTGGTTGACGCGGACGGGGTCCTGCTCGAGCAGGTCACCAAGCAACTCAACAAGTTGATTCATGTTCTGAAGATCGTGGAATTGCCATCGGAGACCTCGGTGCAACGCGATCACATCATGATCAAGGTCCGCGCGGATGCCGGAACCCGGATCCAAGTCACGCAGGCTGCAGACCTTTTTCGCGCTTCGATCGTCGACGTCTCCACCGAGTCCGTCGTCATCGAGGCCACGGGAGCCCCGGAGAAACTCCGGGCCCTCTTGGAGGTGTTGGAACCCTTCGGCATAAGAGAAATCGTTCGTGCCGGAACTCTCGGCATCGGGCGCGGAGTGCGCTCGATGAGCGAGAGGGCCCTCCGCAATTAG
- the ilvC gene encoding ketol-acid reductoisomerase: MAEIFYDDDANLAAIQDRSVAIIGYGSQGHAHALNLRDSGIDVRIGLAEGSSSRAKAEAEGLRVLTVAEAVEEADVIMILTPDQVQAKIYKESIEPNLEPGDALFFAHGFNIRFDYIQPIDGVDVAMVAPKGPGHTVRREFEAGRGVPALVAVEVDASGKAFELALAYAKGLGASRAGVIKTTFTEETESDLFGEQAVLCGGVSQLIQYGFETLTEAGYQPEIAYFEVCHELKLIVDLINEGGITKQRWSCSDTAEYGDYVSGPRIITPEVKDHMKAVLSDIQDGTFAHRFMDDQANGGKEFQELREKGASHPIEKTGQELRKLFSWKSSDADYTDGSAAR, from the coding sequence ATGGCTGAAATCTTTTACGACGACGACGCAAACCTCGCGGCGATCCAGGACCGTTCCGTCGCCATCATCGGTTATGGATCCCAGGGTCACGCACACGCGCTGAACCTTCGGGATTCGGGCATCGACGTTCGTATCGGCCTCGCCGAGGGCTCGTCCTCGCGGGCCAAGGCAGAAGCTGAAGGCCTTCGCGTCCTGACCGTCGCGGAAGCCGTCGAAGAAGCCGACGTCATCATGATCCTGACCCCGGACCAGGTCCAGGCAAAGATCTACAAGGAATCGATCGAGCCGAACCTTGAGCCCGGCGATGCCCTGTTCTTCGCCCACGGGTTCAATATTCGTTTCGACTACATCCAGCCGATCGACGGCGTCGACGTCGCGATGGTTGCACCTAAGGGCCCCGGCCACACTGTGCGCCGAGAGTTCGAAGCGGGCCGCGGTGTTCCGGCCTTGGTCGCCGTCGAGGTGGATGCATCCGGCAAGGCCTTCGAGCTTGCTCTGGCCTATGCCAAGGGTCTCGGTGCCAGCCGCGCCGGCGTCATCAAGACGACCTTCACCGAGGAGACGGAATCCGATCTCTTCGGCGAGCAGGCTGTTTTGTGCGGCGGCGTCTCGCAGTTGATCCAGTACGGATTCGAAACGCTGACCGAGGCCGGTTACCAGCCCGAGATTGCGTACTTCGAGGTGTGCCACGAACTCAAACTGATCGTCGACCTGATCAACGAGGGCGGAATCACCAAGCAGCGTTGGTCCTGCTCCGACACCGCGGAGTATGGCGACTACGTTTCGGGCCCCCGGATCATCACCCCCGAGGTCAAGGATCACATGAAGGCCGTTCTTTCGGACATTCAGGACGGAACCTTCGCCCATCGCTTCATGGATGATCAGGCCAACGGCGGCAAGGAGTTCCAGGAACTCCGCGAGAAGGGCGCATCCCACCCGATCGAGAAGACCGGCCAGGAGCTGCGCAAGCTGTTCTCCTGGAAGTCATCCGACGCCGACTACACCGACGGCTCGGCAGCCCGCTAA
- the serA gene encoding phosphoglycerate dehydrogenase: MTETPVVLLAEELSPATVDALGEGFEIRKTNGADRESLLRDIADVDAIMIRSATRLDAEAFDAARRLKVVARAGVGLDNVDIAAATAAGVMVVNAPTSNIISAAELTVGHILGLSRNISAADASMRDGQWKRSQYTGVELFEKKVGIIGLGRIGGLVAERLRGFGTEILAYDPFVTSSRAASLGAQMVDLDTLFRESDIITIHMPKTPDTIGMVDAAAFDLMKPSAFVVNVARGGLIDEDDLTDALRAGKIAGAAIDVYVSEPPEGVGFVGMDNVVTTPHLGASTVEAQEKAGVSVAKSVKLALEGELVPDAVNVAGGPIDSDVRPGIPLAEKLGRVLTALTHDSPLTSVEVKVAGEIADKDVSSLKLAALKGVFTDVVSEKVSYVNAPMIAEQREIETTLVTTTEVEGFRNETTLSAILADGTQVSVSGTVTGPKLVEKLTGVNGFDFEVGLTDHMLILDYRDRPGVIASMGTLLGTASINIAGMQVSRGESQAKEQRALSVLALDSPASPEMVSSIKSTIEADRTAFVSLAD, from the coding sequence TTGACTGAAACGCCTGTTGTCCTTCTGGCCGAGGAACTCTCACCCGCGACGGTCGACGCCCTCGGCGAGGGCTTCGAAATTCGCAAGACTAATGGCGCCGACCGCGAATCGTTGCTGCGCGATATAGCCGACGTGGACGCGATCATGATTCGCTCCGCGACCCGGCTGGACGCGGAAGCCTTCGACGCGGCCCGTCGCCTGAAGGTCGTTGCTCGCGCTGGAGTCGGCCTCGATAACGTCGACATCGCCGCGGCCACTGCGGCCGGCGTCATGGTCGTCAACGCGCCGACCTCCAACATCATTTCCGCGGCTGAGCTGACGGTCGGCCACATTCTCGGTCTGTCCCGCAATATTTCGGCAGCCGACGCTTCAATGCGAGACGGGCAGTGGAAGCGCTCCCAGTACACCGGCGTCGAACTCTTCGAGAAGAAGGTCGGCATCATCGGGCTCGGGCGCATCGGTGGGTTGGTCGCAGAACGGCTTCGGGGGTTCGGTACGGAAATCCTGGCCTACGACCCGTTCGTCACGAGCTCGCGTGCCGCATCGCTCGGGGCGCAGATGGTGGACCTGGACACGTTGTTCCGGGAATCCGACATCATCACGATTCACATGCCGAAGACACCGGACACGATCGGCATGGTCGATGCCGCGGCATTCGATCTCATGAAGCCTTCCGCCTTTGTCGTCAATGTGGCCCGCGGCGGGCTGATCGACGAGGATGACCTCACCGACGCGCTTCGGGCGGGCAAAATCGCGGGCGCGGCAATTGACGTATACGTCTCCGAGCCCCCCGAGGGCGTGGGCTTCGTGGGCATGGACAACGTCGTGACCACTCCGCACCTGGGCGCTTCGACCGTCGAAGCGCAGGAGAAAGCGGGAGTATCGGTTGCCAAATCTGTCAAACTCGCCCTCGAGGGCGAACTCGTCCCTGATGCCGTGAACGTCGCCGGCGGACCCATCGACTCAGACGTGCGCCCAGGAATTCCGTTGGCGGAGAAATTGGGTCGAGTCCTGACGGCGTTGACCCACGATTCGCCCCTGACGAGCGTGGAGGTCAAGGTCGCCGGGGAAATCGCGGACAAAGACGTGTCCTCGCTGAAACTCGCCGCACTCAAGGGCGTATTCACCGATGTGGTCTCCGAGAAGGTTTCTTACGTCAACGCTCCCATGATTGCAGAGCAGCGTGAGATCGAAACGACCTTGGTCACGACCACCGAAGTCGAGGGGTTCCGCAACGAGACCACCTTGTCGGCCATCCTTGCCGATGGGACCCAGGTCTCCGTTTCCGGTACCGTGACCGGGCCCAAGCTGGTCGAGAAACTGACCGGGGTCAACGGCTTCGATTTCGAGGTTGGGCTGACGGACCACATGCTCATTCTCGATTACCGCGACCGTCCCGGCGTCATCGCCTCCATGGGTACCCTGCTCGGGACCGCGAGCATCAACATCGCCGGAATGCAGGTTTCGCGTGGGGAGAGCCAAGCCAAGGAACAGCGGGCGCTGTCCGTTCTGGCCCTTGATTCTCCGGCTTCCCCCGAGATGGTCTCTTCGATCAAGTCGACGATCGAGGCCGACCGTACCGCGTTCGTCTCCCTCGCGGACTGA
- the metG gene encoding methionine--tRNA ligase yields MTSTSAEPFYITTAIVYPNGDPHIGHAYEHIATDVMARFKRLDGYDVRFMTGTDEHGQKMQTSAEKQGITAKDLAEKNSAKIKAMDDLLGISYDRFIRTTDPDHVASCQEMWRRMEANGDIYLDKYEGWYSVRDEAFYGEDETEVRKDGVRYAIPTDTEVEWTEEESYFFRLSKYQDRLLDLYASEGFAYPEYRRNEVASFVKSGLRDLSISRTTFDWGIPVPGNDKHIMYVWVDALTNYITGLGFPDTDGELFRKYWPADFHVIGKDITRFHTIYWPAFLWSAGLDLPRKVFAHGFLLVDGAKMSKSVGNVLDPEQLVESFGVDPLRFFLLREVTFGQDGSYSAPAIVSRINSDLSNDLGNLAQRSLSMVAKNCEAAVPSPDEFTAEDQAILESADALYVSVREDFESLDYHRALDRIWKVIADVNRYFTAQEPWKLRKTDQTRMETVLYVTLECLRIVAILIQPIMPGSMAKLLDQLGQPEGDQRLFAALPQRIVAGTALPAPQGIFPRFEAPSE; encoded by the coding sequence ATGACTTCCACATCAGCCGAGCCGTTCTACATCACCACAGCGATCGTCTACCCGAACGGCGATCCCCACATCGGTCACGCGTATGAGCACATTGCGACAGACGTCATGGCACGTTTCAAGCGCCTGGATGGATACGACGTCCGGTTCATGACGGGCACGGATGAACACGGTCAGAAGATGCAGACCTCGGCCGAAAAACAGGGCATCACCGCCAAGGATCTGGCCGAAAAGAATTCGGCCAAAATCAAGGCGATGGACGATCTCCTGGGTATCAGCTACGACCGTTTTATACGCACCACGGACCCGGATCATGTGGCCTCGTGCCAGGAGATGTGGCGTCGCATGGAAGCCAACGGAGACATCTACCTCGACAAATACGAAGGCTGGTACTCGGTACGCGATGAGGCCTTCTACGGAGAAGACGAGACCGAAGTCCGGAAAGATGGCGTTAGGTATGCGATCCCTACCGACACCGAGGTCGAGTGGACCGAAGAGGAATCCTACTTCTTCCGGCTCTCCAAGTACCAAGACCGGCTCTTGGACCTTTACGCATCAGAGGGGTTTGCGTACCCGGAATACCGTCGCAATGAGGTCGCTTCGTTCGTGAAATCCGGTTTGAGGGATCTCTCGATTTCTCGAACCACCTTCGACTGGGGGATTCCCGTTCCGGGAAACGACAAGCACATCATGTATGTGTGGGTCGACGCCCTCACCAACTACATCACCGGGCTCGGTTTCCCGGATACCGACGGCGAACTCTTCCGAAAGTATTGGCCTGCGGATTTCCACGTCATCGGCAAGGACATCACGCGTTTCCACACCATATACTGGCCGGCATTCTTGTGGTCGGCTGGGCTGGACTTGCCGCGAAAGGTCTTCGCACATGGATTCCTTCTCGTCGACGGGGCCAAGATGTCCAAGTCCGTGGGCAACGTACTCGATCCGGAGCAATTGGTCGAGAGCTTCGGCGTCGACCCCTTGCGCTTCTTCCTTCTCCGTGAAGTGACCTTTGGCCAGGACGGCTCGTACAGTGCTCCTGCGATCGTTTCCCGCATTAATTCCGACCTGTCGAATGACCTCGGCAACCTGGCACAGCGTTCGCTGTCCATGGTCGCGAAGAACTGCGAGGCGGCTGTCCCGAGCCCCGATGAATTCACGGCGGAGGACCAGGCCATTCTGGAATCAGCCGATGCACTGTACGTTTCGGTGCGGGAGGATTTCGAGAGCCTGGACTATCACCGGGCCTTGGATCGGATCTGGAAGGTCATCGCCGATGTGAACCGCTATTTCACGGCGCAGGAGCCGTGGAAGCTGCGCAAGACGGACCAAACACGGATGGAAACGGTCTTGTACGTGACCCTTGAGTGTCTTCGCATCGTGGCTATCCTGATCCAACCGATCATGCCCGGTTCGATGGCCAAGTTGTTGGACCAGCTGGGACAGCCCGAAGGAGACCAAAGACTCTTTGCAGCGTTGCCGCAGCGCATCGTAGCGGGGACCGCGTTGCCGGCTCCGCAGGGGATTTTTCCTCGTTTCGAGGCACCCAGCGAGTAG
- a CDS encoding 3-isopropylmalate dehydrogenase, with protein MTDSTESRNIDLAVIPGDGIGPEVTEQALAVLTAAARREGIDVSPTPYELGAEAWLRTGETLTEDKLASLREHDAILFGAVGADPRSTKVPSGLIEREILLKLRFAFDHFINLRPSRLYPGAVSPLSDPGDIDFVVVREGTEGPYVGNGGTVRQDTEHEIATEVSVNTAHGVERLIRYAFDLAASRERQHVTLVHKHNVLVHAGGLYRRIFDRIADEYPRVSTDYIHVDAATIYMTTDPSRFDVIVTDNLFGDILTDQAGAISGGIGYAACGNINAEFTAPSMFEPVHGSAPDIAGQGIADPRAAILAGALLLRHLGHERAASNIEEAVEADMRDHGSERRTTVDIGQAILAGIS; from the coding sequence ATGACCGACAGCACGGAATCCCGAAATATCGATTTGGCCGTCATCCCAGGTGACGGCATCGGCCCCGAAGTTACCGAACAGGCCCTTGCCGTTCTGACCGCCGCGGCCCGGCGCGAAGGTATCGACGTCTCGCCGACACCCTACGAGCTCGGCGCCGAAGCGTGGCTCAGAACAGGGGAGACGTTGACCGAGGACAAACTCGCGTCTCTGCGAGAACATGACGCGATTCTCTTCGGCGCCGTCGGGGCCGACCCGCGCTCGACGAAGGTCCCGTCCGGCCTCATCGAGCGCGAAATTCTTCTGAAGCTCCGGTTTGCCTTCGATCATTTCATCAACCTGCGCCCGTCGCGTCTCTACCCCGGCGCGGTGTCTCCCCTGAGCGATCCCGGCGACATAGACTTCGTCGTCGTCCGAGAAGGGACCGAAGGTCCGTACGTCGGGAACGGGGGCACGGTCCGACAGGACACCGAACACGAGATCGCAACCGAAGTCTCCGTGAACACCGCTCACGGAGTCGAACGTCTGATCCGTTATGCTTTCGACCTTGCCGCCTCCCGCGAACGTCAGCACGTCACCTTGGTCCACAAGCACAACGTACTGGTTCACGCCGGGGGGCTCTACCGGCGGATCTTCGACCGTATCGCGGATGAGTACCCACGGGTCTCCACCGATTACATTCACGTCGACGCCGCAACGATTTACATGACCACGGATCCCTCACGATTCGACGTCATCGTGACGGACAACCTGTTCGGGGACATCCTGACGGACCAGGCCGGTGCGATCTCGGGCGGTATAGGTTACGCCGCATGCGGGAATATCAACGCCGAGTTCACGGCACCGTCGATGTTCGAGCCGGTGCACGGTTCGGCTCCGGACATCGCTGGGCAAGGAATCGCCGATCCTCGGGCCGCCATACTCGCGGGCGCTCTTTTGTTGCGTCATCTTGGTCATGAACGTGCGGCGAGTAACATCGAAGAAGCAGTCGAGGCCGACATGAGGGATCACGGTTCCGAGCGAAGAACGACGGTGGACATCGGACAAGCCATTCTCGCCGGAATCTCCTGA
- a CDS encoding branched-chain amino acid aminotransferase yields the protein MRTSSFTITENQDPTPSERLAEILAAPGFGEFTTDHVAKVEWTGDYSTGGEWEHARIEPYAPLSLDPATSVFHYGQEIFEGLKAYRHQDGSVWLFRPEANADRFRRSAKRLALPELPTEIFIDAVHALVEKDSRWIPEGEGTSLYIRPFMIATEKFLGVRPTREALFEVIASPAANYFGSPEPVDIWWSQNYARAGQGGTGAAKCGGNYAASLLPQLEGEAKGCKQVMFTDEHRNHAVEELGGMNVFFVLKDGTLVTPKLTGTILEGVTRKSIVELAQESGMKVVERTITVDEWQAGIAKDDITEIFACGTAAVIAPMGRLLYEDGEIPAASQTNGRVTQWLRAQLTGIQTGRVEDRFGWMTRVI from the coding sequence TTGAGAACTTCCTCATTCACCATCACCGAGAACCAGGATCCGACCCCTTCCGAGCGGCTCGCTGAAATTCTGGCTGCTCCTGGATTCGGCGAGTTCACGACCGATCACGTTGCAAAGGTCGAGTGGACTGGGGACTATTCGACCGGTGGTGAATGGGAGCATGCACGAATCGAGCCCTACGCACCCTTGAGTCTCGATCCGGCCACGTCGGTTTTCCATTATGGGCAGGAAATCTTCGAAGGGCTGAAAGCCTATCGGCATCAAGACGGATCCGTGTGGCTGTTCCGTCCGGAGGCGAATGCCGACCGGTTCCGTCGCTCAGCGAAGCGACTGGCGTTGCCCGAGCTTCCGACCGAGATTTTCATTGATGCGGTTCATGCTCTGGTCGAGAAGGACTCGCGGTGGATCCCTGAGGGGGAGGGCACCTCCCTGTATATCCGGCCTTTCATGATTGCGACCGAGAAATTCTTGGGGGTTCGCCCCACTCGTGAGGCCCTGTTCGAGGTCATCGCGTCGCCCGCGGCCAATTATTTTGGCAGTCCCGAGCCCGTGGATATTTGGTGGTCCCAGAATTATGCTCGCGCCGGCCAAGGAGGCACGGGCGCAGCGAAGTGCGGCGGAAACTATGCGGCGAGTCTTCTTCCGCAGCTCGAAGGGGAAGCCAAAGGCTGTAAGCAGGTCATGTTTACCGACGAGCATCGAAATCACGCGGTTGAGGAACTCGGGGGCATGAACGTCTTCTTCGTTCTCAAAGACGGGACTCTGGTCACACCCAAGTTGACCGGCACCATTCTGGAGGGTGTCACGCGCAAGTCGATCGTTGAGCTGGCGCAGGAGAGCGGAATGAAGGTGGTCGAGAGGACAATCACGGTCGACGAGTGGCAGGCAGGGATCGCAAAGGACGACATCACCGAAATCTTTGCTTGTGGCACGGCCGCGGTAATTGCTCCGATGGGCCGTTTGCTCTACGAAGATGGTGAGATCCCTGCCGCGAGCCAGACGAACGGTAGAGTCACTCAATGGCTGCGCGCCCAGCTGACTGGCATTCAGACCGGACGAGTCGAGGATCGCTTCGGGTGGATGACGCGGGTGATCTGA
- a CDS encoding fumarylacetoacetate hydrolase family protein — protein sequence MRIARFTAEDQLFYGRVDGEDGQETLTVLAGDPFYTGINPTEKTYPIADVRLVAPIIPRSKVVGVARNWNEHASELGNQAPTSPQFFLKPNTSVVGPGDPVTLPDFSEEISYEAELAVVIGRMCKSVPIERVPEVVFGYTCGNDLTARDLQKTDLQWARAKGFDGSCPLGPWIETELDTDDLPIKSWVDGELKQDGTTRDMIFGVAELVSRISDAFTLLPGDVILTGTPAGVGLVEDGQEVEIEVGGIGALVNRMRRA from the coding sequence ATGCGCATTGCACGATTTACTGCCGAGGACCAGCTGTTTTACGGACGCGTCGACGGTGAGGACGGCCAGGAAACCCTGACTGTTCTGGCTGGCGACCCGTTCTACACAGGAATTAACCCGACCGAAAAGACGTACCCGATTGCGGACGTTCGTCTGGTCGCCCCCATCATTCCCCGCTCCAAAGTCGTCGGTGTTGCCCGAAATTGGAACGAACATGCAAGTGAACTCGGCAACCAGGCGCCGACATCGCCGCAGTTCTTTCTGAAGCCGAATACTTCGGTCGTCGGCCCCGGTGATCCCGTGACCCTCCCGGATTTCAGCGAGGAGATCTCCTACGAGGCCGAATTGGCCGTAGTGATCGGTCGCATGTGCAAATCGGTCCCGATCGAGCGCGTGCCCGAGGTGGTTTTCGGATACACCTGCGGCAATGACTTGACTGCGCGGGATCTGCAGAAGACGGATCTGCAATGGGCGAGGGCGAAAGGCTTCGACGGTTCATGCCCTTTGGGACCGTGGATCGAGACCGAGCTGGATACCGATGACCTGCCCATCAAGTCATGGGTGGATGGCGAGCTCAAGCAGGATGGAACGACGCGGGACATGATCTTCGGCGTGGCCGAGCTCGTCTCCCGCATTTCTGATGCCTTTACTTTGTTGCCAGGGGACGTGATCCTGACCGGGACACCCGCCGGAGTCGGTCTGGTCGAAGACGGGCAAGAAGTCGAGATCGAGGTCGGCGGCATCGGGGCGCTCGTCAACCGAATGCGTCGGGCCTAG